A single window of Vigna radiata var. radiata cultivar VC1973A chromosome 4, Vradiata_ver6, whole genome shotgun sequence DNA harbors:
- the LOC106758261 gene encoding protein RALF-like 33 — MRHYAYSWLFIGICATVWMLASSPPTAEAGGVGMEMAWMPSVEEESELEMDSEINRRILASSRYISYEAIRRDTVPCSRAGASYYNCKPGAEANPYQRGCSAITRCRR, encoded by the coding sequence ATGCGTCACTACGCGTACTCTTGGCTCTTCATCGGGATTTGCGCCACCGTCTGGATGCTCGCTTCCTCGCCGCCAACGGCGGAGGCAGGAGGAGTAGGAATGGAGATGGCGTGGATGCCGTCCGTGGAAGAGGAGTCGGAATTGGAGATGGACAGCGAGATCAATCGGCGCATTTTAGCGAGCAGCAGGTACATAAGCTACGAAGCGATACGGCGTGACACTGTGCCGTGTTCTCGCGCCGGAGCGTCCTACTACAATTGCAAGCCTGGCGCGGAGGCCAACCCTTACCAGCGAGGCTGCAGCGCCATTACCAGGTGCAGGCGCTag
- the LOC106758262 gene encoding agamous-like MADS-box protein AGL11: YQQESAKLRQQIQMLQNSNRHLMGDALSTLTMKELKQLENRLERGITRIRSKKHEMLLAEIEYFQKRVIDLENENLCLRTKIIDVERIQQVNMVSRPELNVIQDHLTFKINCVICSRAFSASTNSLCRTKPTTTMRYQPITGSI; encoded by the exons TATCAACAAGAATCCGCAAAGCTGAGACAGCAAATACAAATGTTGCAAAATTCAAACag GCACTTGATGGGTGATGCTTTAAGCACACTAACTATGAAGGAACTTAAGCAATTGGAGAATAGACTTGAAAGAGGAATCACTAGAATCAGATCTAAGAAA CATGAGATGCTATTGGCAGAAATCGAATACTTTCAGAAAAGGGTAATTGATC tggaaaatgaaaatctttGTCTTCGAACTAAG ataattgACGTTGAGAGGATTCAACAAGTAAACATGGTTTCTAGACCAGAGCTGAATGTTATTCAGGACCATCTtacctttaaaattaattgtgttatttGCTCGAGAGCTTTCTCTGCATCAACCAATTCTCTGTGTCGGACAAAACCCACAACAACTATGCGCTATCAACCAATTACAGGgtcaatataa